ATTAAATCTCTTTTGAATGAAAAATAATTCTTCTCATTCTTTGACAAGTTTGTGATAATTTTTTTTAACTCTTTATTAAAACCAACACAATCAACTTTCAGAAAAGTATTCCTACATGCGTCCCGAATATCTTGATTTGTATTGTTTAGATCCTTTACAAATACGTAAAATTTGTTTTTTGTAAGTTGATTTCCAACTGGATTGAAAGGTGAAAATGTATTATAAAATTCATTTACCCATTTAGAACAATAATTAATTGAATCTGTAATTGTGCTTATTGAATAAAATCTATTTAACTGCATATAAGTTTTATACCTGCAAATTTTGTTAGTTCCTGTATCACTTAGAATAAATTCATTAATGTTCCATCCATTTAAATATGATTTTTTATAAATTGAAAGAACAAAACCTTTATTCTTTTTAAAGATATCAAGATAATTATTCCACATTTTAATTGAATCTGGAGTGGACTCGTATTTTTGATATTGATAAAAGTAAACTTTAACTGATTCATCATTATCTTTATTTACAAATTGGTAAGTTTGATTAATCCCTAAAAAATCATTTATTAAATTCTCAGGTAATGCTCCTTCAGTTTCAGAAATTACTGGGTTACTAAAAATTCTATTATTCTTATACATTATAGGCATCATAACAGAATCAAACTTTGGATAAAAGGGAGTATTAACACTAAAGAACCCATTTTGATCTGTATAAAGAATTGGTTCTGGAGTTGAATTTTCAATAAAATTTAAAGTATTAAAAAAATCATTTGGATTGAAATATATAGATTTAGACTTTACAATCATCACAAAATAATTGGTTTTATTTCTAATTACTCTAAGAAATAATTTGGAACTATCTTTTGTTTTATAAGTTAAATCAATAGCTGGATTAGATTTGTAAAAAAAGTATTTCTTTTCTATTGGGTATGAAACAAAATCATTTGTTAGAAAACTTTCATTAAATAAGTTTAGTTCAAATGAATCTGACTCAAGAAAATTATTACTTAAATAATTATGCCTTTGAAACAAATAACAATCATCATTTAATTTAGATAGAAATTTATATTCGATAATATCTGAATTGTAAACATTTCCAGTTATTACATTTTTAGAAGGTTCTCCAGGAAACAATATTGAAAAATTCAATTTTTCATCTTTTATCAAAGTAGGATTAACTTTTGGAACATTTAAATTTATTGATTTAATGAAATTATCTGCATCACGACTTTTTAATAGGTAATCACCAACACCATTTATCCTGAAAATTAGGATATCGAAAGTATTAACAACTATTATATATATATGATAATCGCCATTTCTTGTTTTGTTAGTTATCAATAACCCCTTATAATTATTAATTTCTATTGATTTTTTAGAGATTATTTTGCCTGGTATATTTTCATAAAGCATACTATCAATTTTTGATAAAATAACATTAGCATTCTCACCAGTAAAGCACGAATATGTTGGAATTTTAGTAACACAATAGTAGACACTATTTGACATATTTGCTACTTGTTTACTGTTTAAATAACTGAAATCATTAGAATTTGAATATAATTCTTCTGGTATATTTATAGTATAATCTCCATTTTTAGATTCATATTTCTTTGTAGTAAAGGGGGTTTGAATTTTATCAAGTTTATCTTTTTGAGAAGAAACTTTATCTTCCATTTTAATTGGTTTCAAAATATAACCCTTTTGCCTTAAAATTTCAATAACTCCCTGAGTACCAGGTAAGTGAGCAGCCCCAACACCAGCAAAAATTGATTTATTTGATTTAATAATTGAATCAATAGAAAAAGCCTGAATTTCGTTTCTTTTTAATAAAAATTTATCATTAAATTTTTTAGAAACTATTAGCTTTGTGTTTATTGAATCTAGCATATCCAAATCTCCATTTCTATATGCTTCATTAATTTTCTCTTCAGATTGATAAGAATTATTTGATTTATCTTTCTTCTTTAACTTATCATAATACATATCAAAGTTTGCTTCACCTACAATCCGTTGTGACTCCATAAAGTTTTCCAACCCTGTGCATACTTTACCAAGTCTTTTCCCAGTTTGATAAATGTACAAATCTAAATATGTATCCTCTTCAAAGTCCTCATTAGATTTCGTTTTACGAAAAAGTAATCCATTAATTAGAAAAGGTTCACTCTTTAAAGCATATGATATGTAATTTTCATAGGAAGGGAATTTTAATACAGAAATATTGAAATATTTTTGATTTACATCATTGTAATATTTATAGAAATTATTTTGAATGCTATCTAAAATTACTAAATTATTTTGCCATTGCATTGGGTTAAGTTCTAATGCTACAACATCAGAACTCTTAATTGCATTATAAAACTCATCACCTAAATGAAAAACTAATTTACTACTTACATGCATTGTACCGAATAAATATGAGGGTTTGTTTAAACTGTTACCAGTAATCTCCCAAAGTAAACTAGGATATTTTTTTTCATTTGTTTGAGATACTAATTTATTTAAATTTAAAAAAATACTAATTAGAATTGCTATAAAATTTAATAGTAAAAATTTATTCGATTTACAGAAATGTATAAGTTTTCGCATTAGAAAAAAAGGTATATGAACTGACAATACTACTTTTTAGTATTAATATATATAATCGGAAAGGAGAATTAAAAGTAAAAAAAGAAGAAAAATTATCTATATTAATTGTTAGAAATTAACTTTAAAATTTCATCTTGAATTGTGTTTGATTTATCATCAGCATACCATTTATGAACACCAATATGAAAATCCTCTCCTTTAGATTTCATTGAAACTACTAATTCCTGAGCAGGCTTTGGTCTCGGTCCCCAATTCCAATTTTCTTTAAATGTAATTGGATTTAAAGATATCAATTTTGGGATAGATTTACTACCATTTGTTAAGTATTTATTCATTATAACTTCATTTTCATCTCTTAACAAAATTTTTAATTCAATGTTAGTAGTTGAATTTGCAATCATGTTTATAGCTGGAATATTTTGAGCAACATCACCACACCATGATTCAGCAAGAACTATCCATAATTGTTTTTTGTTGAGTAAACTTAACTTTTCTTGAAGTGTTGGATTCATTTTAAAAGTTTTTTCTACCCTATTCATTCTTTGTAAATTTATTTTAACATAATCAAGTATTTCAGTTGTATTGTATTCTAAGTCAACTGAAGTTGATTTCCCAGAATCAAATAAAATTTTACATAAATCCTTATATTGATTGAATGTAAATGCATTTATAATTATCTCTTGGGAAAAAACATTTCTTATTAACACAATATTTAATAATTGTAATTTATTAATGGAAAAAGAGAATTGAATGGAATAAAGATTAAGAATAACAATCAAAACTTATAAGTAAGAATTAATCTAATATTACTTAACCATTGCAGGAAATAACCTTTCACCAACTAAAGCAACTTTAGATAAACCCTCAACATATAAAACTCTAATCTTCTCTGCAAAATTAATATTATTTGGCATTTTAGTTTTTACATCAACTACTTTTGCTTCAATTTGAGCTTTTTCATATTTAACATAATATGTACCCCAAATAATTTTTTCAGCGCCTAATAACTTAGCAACTTCCCAAGTTTTGGTTTCATATGTAATACCTTTTAAATCGATATTCAATGCAGCAATTTGATCTTTTACATCTTGCATTGGAATAATCTTGTATGAATGACTTTCTAGTGGAAAATTTTTATTAAAAAACTGTTCTAAAGAATCTGAAAAAGAAAACATTAAACTGTCGTATTTAACTTCACCAGATAAATTTTTGAATGGAAAAATTGCAACAACAACTTTTTCTCCTGTAAACTTAGGGTAAACTTTCTTAATTTCAACAAGATTGCTATCTGGTTGAGTGACTTCAGTATTTGATGGAATAGATATAGTTTTTAAAGAATCTATTAAAGTAATTTTAGAAGATCCATTTGCCGAAGAACATCCAGTAATTAAGGCTATAACACCTATAGTAAATATAGTTTTCATTTAATAAATTATAATATAATTATTTGAATTATAAAAAATTGATAACAAACATTAAAAGAATAAAATTCAAGACATATCAATTTAGGAATATGTTTAATAGTTAAATAGTAGATTTTATTATTGCAAAGAAAGTTCTATAATTTTTTCACATAATTGTGCAAAACTCAATCCAATAACAGAAGCTGACTTAGGAACTAAACTTGTGGAGGTCATTCCTGGAAGAGTATTAACTTCTAAACAAAAGAGATTATTCTCTGAATCTAGCCTGAAGTCAACTCGGCTATAACTTCCGCATGCTAAAGCATCATGTGCCAAAAGAGCAAGAGCTTGAACTTCTTCAGTTACATCTAATGGTAAATCAGCAGGTGTAATATATTCGGTTTTACCAGCAGTGTACTTACTTGCATAATCATACATTCCAGATATTGGTTTTATTTCAATAACTGGTAATGCTTCTCCACCTAAAATTGGAACTGTAAGTTCTCTACCTTCAATAAATTCTTCAAACAAAATACTACTAGAATATATTGCAGCTGTATTATATGCATCCATTAATTCACTTTTATCTTTAACAATAGTTAATCCTACAGTCGATCCACCTGTATTAGGTTTAACAACAACAGGATAGTCGGTATGATCTTTAACATACTCTTCCAATTCTTCTATCGTTGCATCATCGGAATTTAAGCAAAACCATTCAGGTGTAGGAACACCTTCAAATTCAAACAATTTTTTACTCATTGCTTTATCCATTGCAACGCTAGAGCTCATAACTCCTGCACCTGTATATTTAATGCCCATTAGATCTAAAACTGCTTGAACTGTTCCATCTTCACCTGAAGCACCATGTAAAGCTAAAAAGGCAATATCAATATCTTTTGGAATTAATTGTAATGATATTATGATATTCTTATTATCATAAGTGCTCAATTCATCCATTGTTGGAGCATTTTCAGTTGGTTTCCCCAAAGATTCTAGCTCAACCAATGCTTTTTCACCAAGAGCAATATCATAAATCAATACTTCATGACCAGCATCTTTTAAAGCAATTGCTATAGCTTTTCCACTAGCTAAAGAGACATGTCTTTCTGGTGAAGTTCCTCCAAGCAAAACTGCTATTTTCATAATACAAATAAGTTTGTTGAAATATATTAAAGGACAATGAAATTAATAAAACTGAAAACGATTATTAATGCTTGCAAAATTAATCTTTAAATAGAAAAGCAGTAAAAATTATTTTTTATTTCAAATTTATTGGAACCAAACTAAATTTACAAATACTAACCTTTTATAAATAACTTTTTAACTAAATTTTAAAAAAAAATGAAAACAAAACCAAACTTTCAAAACATCTTTCTAAAAATGTTTCTTTTAACATTTCTAATTTTTACTACAAACACTTTACTTGCAGCAAATCCAGATTCTTTGAATCATAAAAAACATAGGCGTGATAAACGTGAAGACATTAGGGACAAAAAAGAAGATAAAAAAGATTTAAAAGAAGATAGAAAAGACAAAAGAGAGGATATCAAGGATAGAAGAGAAGACAGACGTGATAAAAGAGAAGATAGACGAGATACTGTAAAAGACAAAGAAGATATTAGAGACAGACGCGAAGATAGACGTGACAAAAGAGAAGATTTAAAAGATAAAAAGGAAGACAAAAAAGATAAAAGAGAAGATGTAAAAGATAGAAGGGAAGACAGAAGAGATAGAAAGAATAATCCCAAATAATTTCTTTAGTTATTAAAAGTAAATATTATTAATTCCTAAGCAATATCAATTTGCTTAGGACTTTTTAATTATTAATAGAACACTTATTTGAAAATAATTTGATATTTCTAAAGTTGAATTTTAAAGAAATGAAAAACAAGATATCTATTATTAATTTCTTGAATGAATTAAATTATATAAATCTCAAATTAAAATTAATTAGGATTATTAAAATATTATTCACTATTAAACTTAAATTTAACTCCTTCTTTAATCATTAAAATCAAACCAACAACAGTAATAAAAATATAGGGTATAAAATGAGTAATCAGGGTAAACGCAACTGCAATATTATTATCGATATTATATAGTTTAGTAAGTACGCTAATACAAGCATAATGGAATAAACCTGCACCACCTGGTGTTGGTGCAATTGTTACAGCAATTAATGTTGCTCCTAACATTACGAACATATCTGAAAAATACATATTTTTAAAATCAAAAGCATAAAAACCAAAATAAAAAACCAAACCATAAAAAATCCACATTATAATTGAGTAAAAAATAATTTTAACATATTTAGTACCATTATCAAATTTAAAACCCAATCTTATATCATGTAAAATTCTTTTACCAAATTCTCCAATTTTTATATTAATCAAGTAAATTTTCCCAACTATTAAATCACCAATTTTAGTTTTAATTATAAGCCAAATAAAGAACAAAACAACTATTAACGGAATTAAGATAATTAGTAGAAGTTCAATTTCATTTTTGCCATAAAATAAAACTGAAAGTTTATCTTTAGCAGAATAAATTAAAAAGGTAATTAAAACTAAAAGTACAATTCCATCTAAGAGTCGTTCAACTATTACTGTAGCAGCAATTTGTGTAAAAGGTCTATTAATTTTCTTAGAAAGTAATAATGGTCTGATTGCTTCCCCAGATCTAGGGATTAAATTGCTCATTGCATAACCAATTATTGTATAAGTAAAAGTAAATGTTGATTTTATTTGGTTGGATTCAGATATCATTAATCTCCATCTTTCAGCTCTTATTAAATGTGCAATTAACATGCTAAATGCTTGTAAGACTACAAACCAAATTTTAACATCTTTCAAAGATTTAAATATTTGAGACCATTCAACACCTTTAAATGAAAACCATAAGCCAATTATAACTACAATTGAAATGAGAATAATGTATATTGATTTTTTTAACAAGATAATTTTTAATGGAAATTTTTATTTATAAATTAATATAGTTATAACTTTTAGATTAAAATCATTAGTGAAATTAATTTTTTTTTTGGTTCTAAAGTTTTAAGTTAAAAAATTTCTTTCAAATTGAAATTACAAATATGGTTTATTAAGATTCAGTTAAAATAATTGGATTAAAAATATTTATACATCGAATAAATGTTTGTAATTTAAAAAATAATTTGGCTTATTAATAATAGGGTTTAATATATTTGCCAAGTAAAATCTCTCTCATTAAAATTCTACGAAAACTAATAATTATCAAACATGGCATTTGATTTTCAACGTACAATTCAAGAATTGCAGAACGCAATTGAGTTCGTTAATTCAAGGTTAATTAATCGTGAAGAAGTAATAGAACAAATATTCTGTGCTATTCTAACAGGTGAGCATGCTCTTATTCAAAGCAGAACAGGAGTTGCAAAATCATTAATGACTGAACAGATTTTTAGTTTGATTAATGGTGCAAAATATTTCAAGGTTCAAGCTTCTAAAGAACAACAACCAGATACTTATTTTGGTGCATTAGATATTGGAAAACTTAAGGAAGGTATAATTTGGCATAGAACTGAAGGAAGTTTGGTTGAAAGTGAATTCGGATTTATTGATGAAATATTTGATGCTAATGATTTTACTCTTCGTGCTTTATTATCTTTATTAAATGAAAGGCAATTAATGTTAGGTGTTCAAAATCAAAAAGCAGCTATTCATACTGTAATTGCAGCTACAAATTATTTGCGAATTTCTGATATTACAGAAGCTTTGTTAGATAGATTTGCATACCAATCAGTAATATTTCCCGATAAAGATCCTTTTACACAATATAGAATTTCTAGGCAATACCTAACTCATGGAGGAAGAGTTGCAATTCCACCAAAAAAAATTGAGTATTCAGATTTGTATGAAGTTTCTAAAATGTGTAATGGAGAAAGTGATTTAGTAACTATAACAATTCCTCAAGAAATTGCTTACTATACTAATCTAGTTATTAGATATTATGAAGAACTAAGGAATAGGCAATTAGCTTCAAGACCAGATGATATGCCAGGGCGTGATTTTTATATTTCTCCACGTAAACAAATGAAGGCTTTTGATTTATTAAGAGCTATTGCTTTTATGCATGGAAGAAGTACTGTTACTTTATCTGATGTAGATAAATTGTACGTACTTTTTACAACAATTGGAATTACTGAAGAAAGAGAAATATGGAAGAAAGCTAGCGATGCATTATCTCATCAATTTAATGCAACTAAAGCATTAGAGCAAATAAAAATTTTATTGGATTTAAAAGATATTCTAGATCAAATGAAAGTTAATCCAGAATTGATGTTGAAACCAATTCCAGGCTTTGAAGGTTCACAATCTAAAAGATCTATCCTAGAATGGGCAAAAGAAACTGTTGGAGTTAGTAATGCTGAATTTGAAAATAACAAAAGAATAATAACAGAATTTTTAGACAAATTTGAACCTACAACTGATGAAGTTCGTGATCTTAGAGCAAAAGTCCAAAAAGATACTTGGTTAATATTTAGGTCAGGTGGTAACCAACTTGAAGAGACTGCACTACATTAAAAGATTTTTACTATTATATTTAAAATCTGAACATTATTCCTTTATTTATTTTATAAGTTATTTAAATTAATTTTATATACTTTATTAATTATTCCTAGTTTTACTTTTACAAAGTAACAACCCTTTAGTTTATCAATTTCTCTATTTTGAATTTCATGAAAACCTTTTGCGAAAAATTTATTGGTGCAAACCTCACATACAATCCTTCCAAGTTCATCATAAATATTAATTGATACTAATGAATTAACTTTTTGTTCAAACCTAATATTCTTTGAGTTAATTTCAAAAAATAAATCTGTTGATCCAGATTGAACAATATCATTTGTTGATTGATTAATTCTTACAGATAATATGCTTGTTTTATTGTTTTCAATTCTTGTCCAAATTCCATATATAATATCTTTGTAAGCTGTAACACCAATATAATCTCCTAAAAATATACTTTTATCTGGTGTAAAAGATGATTCACTAATTTTAATATTATTAAAATTGTCACCTCCATCTGTTGAGGTTGCTAAATATACATCAGTAGCATCATTTATGCTTGACCTTCTATCATAAAAAATTATATGAATTTTCCCATTTGATTGATCAAGAGTCATTGATGAAAAGAATTGAGCTTTTTTAGTTAAATCATTGTTAACGATGATTGGTTTGCTCCAAGTTAAACCTTTGTCAACTGACTTTATAATCCATACATCTGGATTATCAACTCCGTTCCTTTGATCAGTCCAACTAACATAAATTGTTCCCTTATAAACAGAGTTACTATTATCAACTGAGATTGATGGTAAACCATTACATCTTTGTAGACCTGAAACTAAATAATCCCATCCTCCTTTCTGATCTGAAATTACAATATCATTATTAAGCCAAGTTTCACCACCATCAATTGATTTATCAAAAAACAATTTTTGATTATAAGCCCATACAACATACAAATTGCCTTCTGAATCTACTGCTGGTGAAGCTCCTTCAGTAGCATCATCTCCATCCAAACAACTACCACTTTTATCATTTATTCTTTTTGATATGCTCCATGAATTTCCACTATCTGTGGATTTAGAAAACATAATGTTTGAGCTATCATTAGGCTTATTAGATGAGTACTCGTCAAATTGAGTCCAGGTAAGATAAATATTCCCAGAATACTTGCCATTTGATAAATCAATGCATCCCCATTCTTTATCCTGATCTCTTAAAGGAAATTTATCATCATATCCAGTTGCACTTTCAGTCTCCCAAGTTTGCCCTTTATCAAAACTTTTTTGACATATTATTCTATCAAGCCAAGTTGTTTTGTTTGATTTATTTGAATAAGACAAATGAAAATAATAAAAATTGTTTTTGTAAACTGATAAAATAAATGGATCTCCCCATACACCATATTTAGATATTATATTTGCAGTATTCCAAGTTGAGCCTCCATTATTTGAAGTGAACACTTTATCAATATTTGCTCCAGCAACTAATTCATTTACATTGTTTGGATTTAATGCAATATGCACTTCGCTAGTAGTAGGGTCGTTATTTACAATAATATTTTTAAACTGAGAAAAAACAAAGTTTCTTACAATTAAGCTCAAAATAATAACATGTATTAAAATTACAATTAAACTATTTATTATTTTTATCATAGTTAAATTAAATTTTCTAAATCATAAATTTTTAATGGTATATTTTTTAAGCTCATAAATCCCTCTCCATACTTAGCCCCAATCATCCATCCCCAATGCCTCATTCGGGCAATTAAAGCTTCCATAAAATCCGGATTTGAAATGAATGTTTCTGGTTCTCCTACTCTTTCTTGAGTTTTCACGCCAGGTAAAGTAACTTGTGAAGAATATGCTGCTGAAGCTTTTAATTTATCATTAAATTCATCACTTATATCAATTACAAAATCAGGTATAGTTTCATAGGAATGAAAAAAACAAAACATTCTTTCAGGTCTGTGAGGTTGTTGATCAACATTATTATAAGTTGTTTTTTCGTGTCTTAAACCTGAATCAAAATAAGCTCTTCTAACTAATTTATGAACTGCTTCATGATCTGGGTGCCTATCATATTCCCATGGAAACAAAATTATCTTTGGTTTGAAATGTCTGATTGCTTTAACTACCTTTAAAGTATTCAATTTATTAACTTCTATATTTCCATCAGGCAATCCTAAATTCCATCTCAAATCAGAAGTAATACCAAGAATTCTATTTGCATTATTTGTTTCATGATTTCGTAGTTCCATTGAACCTCTAGAACCCCTTTCTCCTTTTGTTAAATCGCAAATTGCAAAACATTTTCCTTGTTTCTTAGATTTTTAAAAGAGTACCAGCAATACAAAATTCAGCATCATCAGGATGAGCAGTAATAACTAATATATCTGTCATAAATTTATTTTAAAATGTAAATCGATTTTTGTTTAAATAACGATTAAAATGATACTTTTGGAGTTAGGAAAAAAATGAATGGATGCTCATAAGTTCTATTTGATCTTAACAGATTGTTTGATAATCCACTAAATTTAAAACCAAAATTATTTGTTAACCATGTTTCAAAACTGGCTATTAGACTTAAATTAGACATTACAATTTTAATCGATGAATTACCTTCATAAAAAGAGTAATTAAAATTAGAATATAATGATAAATATCTTTCAGTATTAACAATAGATGAATTTGAATTATTTATTGATAATTGATCAAATACGTTATAGTTAAGACCTATGCTAAAGCTTGTATGATTCTTTAACTTAAAATTATAATATAAAAGCAAATCTTGAGAGTTAACGTAACTACTATCATTAAAACCAAATAACCAAGGTGAGTATTTAAATAAACAATTAAAATTTGAGTAATTTACTTCACCTATCAGACCAAAAGTCGGTTCTAAAATTCTTTTTTTGTAAAATCCAAAGTTAGTATTTCCTCCAGAAAATGGAAGTAATAAACCCAATGAGTAATTGATATATTCTAAATTTAAATTCAAGTTCCCATTGTTCCAGAAAATCGAATTTGGTTCATTATTACTAAATGAAATTTTCCCATATACTTCATTATCAAATTTATACTTAAGTTCATCTAAGGAGATTTCAAAATGACTATTTTCTGAAAACTCATTTTCATAATTTAAATATTCATTATTAGTTGATTCTAAAGAATCGGAATTAATGATTTGATATAGCAAATTATCTCCCAAAGCAATTCTAATGTCTCGTACGTTAAACAAATTAATATCACCAAATCTAAGCCACTGTACTGATTTATCAATTTTCAATTTATCTGAATTAGAACATTTTATAACTCCTAAAACATTTTTATTTGAATTTATTAAATTTAGCTTCTCTTTATTTGGATTAGTTATAAAAAAATAACTTCTTAATGAATACTTAATTCTATCTAGAAAGTAATTAGACCTAATAAATTTTGGTAAAAGCTTCGCTTCAGAATGAGGTTTAATGGAAGTTACATCTGAACTAACTTTATTAATATAGATGTAATCTGGAATAAGAGAAGGGTTTATTACTTTAAGTTTTTCGTTTATCCAAAAACAATTTCTATTTATAATTGAATCTATTAAATCATTATTTAAAAATTCATTAAAACCAGAATCTATTACAATAGTTCCAATAGTAATTTGTAATAAAGATAATTTGTATTTATTGATTTCAAAATCAAGTTTTACCGAAATTCTTACATTATCTTCTAGCCTTGCTGTTTGAACGTTTGGATTCTCTTTTGTTAACCAATCATTTGCATTAATAACAATTTGCTTAGCTATATTTTGTTCGAGTTTTAAATCTTTATTCTGGATAGTCCATTCTGATATATATACTGATTGGGAAAAAACCGATATTGGTATTATAAAAATCAGAAAAAAAATGGATTTCATTAAATCTATAAAAGTAAAAAAGATATATAATTTAAGAGATAAAATTTAAATTAAAAATTTATTTAAGTTAATCTCCTTTAAAATTAACTGGATTTGATTTCGATAAACTACCTCTTTGATCTAAAGCATAAGCATGAAAAGTGAAATCTTGATTTTTATCTTTAATTTTAA
Above is a window of Chlorobiota bacterium DNA encoding:
- the bshB1 gene encoding bacillithiol biosynthesis deacetylase BshB1 — its product is MCDLTKGERGSRGSMELRNHETNNANRILGITSDLRWNLGLPDGNIEVNKLNTLKVVKAIRHFKPKIILFPWEYDRHPDHEAVHKLVRRAYFDSGLRHEKTTYNNVDQQPHRPERMFCFFHSYETIPDFVIDISDEFNDKLKASAAYSSQVTLPGVKTQERVGEPETFISNPDFMEALIARMRHWGWMIGAKYGEGFMSLKNIPLKIYDLENLI